Proteins from one Mycobacterium sp. EPa45 genomic window:
- a CDS encoding NAD(P)-dependent oxidoreductase has protein sequence MKVGFIGVGRMGAPMVRRLVDAGHEVTALGRTAEKLSAAAELGVTAIGSPAGVARDAEAVVVCVFTDEQVRQIVLTDDLLGAMQPGSVLILHTTGNPRTAEAIAAKAREPGISVLDAPVSGGPHDIAAGTVTVFVGGDDDAVERARPLLSSYADPVLHVGPTGSGQRVKLVNNTLFAAQIGIVAEAVGLAGRLGVDEATLLSALLHGSGTSRALDSIARVGSVAGFRGAVGEFIGKDVAVARATAADLHTDLGLLADVVGAALPSAKDRVI, from the coding sequence GTGAAAGTCGGCTTCATCGGCGTGGGCCGGATGGGCGCACCCATGGTGCGTCGGCTGGTCGACGCTGGTCATGAAGTCACGGCACTGGGACGCACTGCCGAAAAGCTCTCCGCCGCAGCCGAACTAGGCGTCACCGCAATCGGGAGTCCGGCCGGGGTGGCCCGTGACGCCGAGGCGGTGGTGGTCTGCGTCTTCACCGATGAGCAGGTGCGTCAGATCGTCCTGACCGACGATCTGCTGGGCGCCATGCAGCCCGGCTCGGTGCTGATATTGCATACCACCGGAAACCCGCGCACCGCTGAAGCAATCGCCGCGAAAGCACGCGAACCAGGCATCAGCGTGCTCGACGCACCCGTGAGCGGTGGACCGCACGACATCGCGGCCGGAACGGTGACGGTGTTCGTCGGCGGCGACGATGATGCGGTGGAACGGGCGCGCCCGTTGCTGTCCAGCTATGCCGACCCGGTGCTGCATGTCGGCCCGACCGGATCCGGTCAGCGGGTCAAGCTCGTCAACAACACGTTGTTCGCCGCGCAGATCGGGATCGTGGCCGAGGCCGTCGGCTTGGCCGGTCGCCTCGGTGTCGACGAGGCCACGCTGCTGAGCGCGCTGCTCCACGGCAGCGGAACCAGCCGGGCGCTGGACTCGATCGCCCGCGTCGGGTCGGTGGCCGGATTCCGCGGCGCCGTCGGCGAATTCATCGGCAAGGATGTGGCCGTCGCCCGTGCGACGGCGGCCGATCTGCACACCGACCTGGGGCTGCTCGCCGATGTCGTCGGCGCAGCCCTTCCGAGCGCGAAAGATCGGGTGATTTAG
- a CDS encoding alpha/beta fold hydrolase, whose product MTVPVRRVVPVDGIPMSGLFVAADDPQAVIIALHGGASSAAYFDCPGHPELSFLRAAAAAGFSAVALDRPGYGASAPYSDAMWEPERRVQLAYAAADAMLGKRQRGAGLFILAHSNGCELALRMAVTERGQDLSGLELAGTGLHQYPAARAILKQATPTHRPAGLRELIWAPEDLYPADVINAVGSAGAPPQEAEISTNWAGRDFAALAGHVTAPVRFTAAEHERVWDSTPEALADIAALFAKSPRVEIHHQSGAGHNLSLSVAAAQYHSSILSFVEQCITDDVNREAG is encoded by the coding sequence ATGACAGTTCCCGTCCGCCGGGTCGTCCCCGTCGACGGGATCCCCATGTCGGGTCTGTTCGTCGCAGCCGACGATCCGCAGGCAGTAATCATCGCCCTGCACGGTGGGGCGTCCTCCGCGGCGTATTTCGACTGCCCCGGCCATCCCGAGCTGTCCTTCCTGAGAGCCGCTGCCGCAGCGGGTTTCAGCGCGGTGGCTCTCGACCGGCCGGGTTACGGAGCCTCGGCGCCGTACTCCGATGCGATGTGGGAGCCGGAGCGTCGGGTCCAGCTGGCCTACGCCGCCGCCGATGCCATGCTCGGCAAGCGGCAACGTGGTGCCGGCCTGTTCATCCTCGCGCATTCCAACGGTTGTGAACTCGCGCTCCGGATGGCCGTCACCGAGCGCGGACAAGACCTGTCCGGCCTCGAGCTGGCCGGCACCGGATTGCATCAATACCCCGCTGCCAGAGCCATTCTCAAACAGGCCACGCCAACTCACCGGCCCGCGGGTCTGCGCGAGCTGATCTGGGCGCCCGAAGATCTGTACCCGGCCGACGTCATCAACGCCGTCGGATCCGCCGGCGCCCCACCGCAAGAGGCTGAGATCTCGACCAACTGGGCCGGACGTGATTTCGCGGCGCTCGCCGGGCATGTCACCGCCCCCGTCCGCTTCACCGCCGCCGAACACGAGCGGGTGTGGGATTCGACGCCCGAGGCCCTGGCTGATATCGCCGCGCTGTTCGCCAAGTCGCCGCGGGTGGAGATACACCACCAGAGCGGCGCCGGCCACAACCTGAGCCTGAGTGTGGCTGCCGCGCAGTATCACTCGAGCATTTTGTCTTTCGTTGAGCAATGCATCACCGATGATGTGAACAGGGAGGCTGGCTAA
- a CDS encoding NADH-ubiquinone oxidoreductase-F iron-sulfur binding region domain-containing protein, whose translation MSAYTSSGGYELLTNIEALLAEVENSGLLGRGGAAFPLAIKLRTVRAAHTRGHETVVLANGEEGEPASVKDRWLLRHRPHLVLDGVRLAARLVGAQRAIVYVSDLDAARAVDSALNEVGFDILGGLQISIVTVDAGYVAGEETAAVRAVNGGPAKPTDKPPRPFQHGVAGHPTLVSNVETLANLPYLQRNGAAAFRSAGTPASPGTFLMTITGAGRPPALYEMPHGMPFTDLLALHSVSPDSVQGALMGGYFAGLLNRDVLDTTLDHETFREMGCGLGCGAVAILTDDCPVAVAASVLAYFDRENAGQCGSCFNGTAAMAAAAGALRDGAATAEDVARLERWSVVLRGRGACATLDGAANVAASLLKHFPAIVEQHLAGACDPCGAGRFSAQRPYEVEAVTQP comes from the coding sequence ATGAGTGCCTATACGTCCTCCGGTGGCTACGAACTGCTGACCAACATCGAAGCACTGCTCGCCGAAGTGGAGAATTCCGGTCTGCTCGGCCGCGGCGGTGCCGCCTTCCCGCTGGCGATCAAGCTGCGCACGGTGCGCGCCGCGCACACCCGCGGCCATGAGACCGTGGTCCTGGCCAATGGCGAGGAGGGTGAGCCGGCCTCGGTGAAGGACCGCTGGCTGCTGCGGCATCGACCGCACCTGGTGCTCGACGGCGTGCGACTGGCCGCCCGGCTGGTCGGTGCGCAGCGGGCAATCGTCTACGTCTCCGACCTCGACGCCGCGCGCGCCGTCGATTCTGCGTTGAATGAGGTCGGCTTCGATATCCTTGGCGGCCTGCAGATTTCGATCGTCACTGTGGACGCCGGCTACGTCGCAGGTGAGGAAACCGCTGCGGTCCGGGCGGTCAACGGGGGACCTGCCAAGCCGACCGACAAACCGCCACGGCCCTTCCAGCACGGTGTCGCCGGACATCCCACGCTGGTGAGCAACGTCGAAACACTGGCGAATCTGCCCTACCTGCAGCGCAACGGAGCCGCCGCATTCCGCTCGGCCGGGACGCCGGCGTCGCCGGGCACCTTCCTGATGACCATCACCGGGGCAGGGCGCCCGCCGGCCCTCTACGAGATGCCACATGGCATGCCGTTCACGGATCTGCTTGCTTTACACAGTGTTTCGCCGGACTCGGTGCAGGGCGCGCTGATGGGCGGATACTTTGCGGGGCTGCTGAATCGCGACGTGCTCGACACCACGCTGGACCATGAGACGTTTCGGGAGATGGGCTGCGGCCTGGGTTGCGGAGCCGTCGCGATCCTGACCGACGATTGCCCGGTGGCGGTGGCGGCGTCCGTGCTGGCGTATTTCGACCGGGAGAACGCCGGGCAGTGCGGGTCCTGCTTCAACGGCACGGCAGCAATGGCCGCCGCCGCCGGTGCGCTGCGCGATGGCGCGGCAACCGCCGAGGACGTCGCACGGCTGGAGCGGTGGTCGGTCGTGCTTCGCGGCCGGGGTGCCTGCGCCACCCTCGACGGGGCGGCCAATGTGGCGGCCAGCCTGCTCAAGCACTTCCCCGCGATCGTCGAACAGCATCTGGCCGGCGCCTGCGATCCGTGCGGGGCGGGTCGATTCAGCGCCCAGCGACCCTACGAGGTGGAGGCGGTGACGCAGCCATGA
- a CDS encoding ferredoxin — protein MRIRLDRTLCDGFGVCAKHAPKHFSLDDWGYASLIGDGRVSEADRDDVLRALFDCPVHAIIEMSDNEFDGETRPVTTPATDESPAFEARWGFAQ, from the coding sequence ATGCGAATTCGGCTGGACCGGACGCTCTGTGACGGTTTCGGCGTCTGTGCCAAACACGCTCCCAAGCACTTCTCGCTCGACGACTGGGGCTATGCGTCCCTGATCGGTGACGGCCGGGTGAGCGAGGCCGACCGTGACGATGTCCTGCGAGCACTGTTCGACTGCCCGGTGCACGCGATCATCGAGATGAGCGACAACGAATTCGACGGCGAGACCCGCCCGGTGACCACGCCGGCGACCGACGAATCGCCGGCCTTCGAGGCCCGCTGGGGCTTCGCCCAGTGA
- a CDS encoding ferredoxin — translation MKIEVDFGLCEANAICMGIIPEVFQVDDQDYLHVLNDEVTPENEAQIRDAVRQCPRQAISIKE, via the coding sequence ATGAAGATTGAAGTGGACTTCGGCCTGTGTGAGGCCAACGCGATCTGTATGGGGATCATCCCGGAGGTCTTCCAGGTCGACGACCAGGATTACCTGCACGTCCTCAACGACGAGGTGACCCCGGAGAACGAGGCGCAGATCCGCGACGCAGTGCGCCAGTGCCCGCGGCAGGCCATCTCCATCAAGGAATGA
- a CDS encoding OB-fold domain-containing protein, protein MTRAPLPQVTEENEFFWTSGADGTLRIQGCQSCSSLIHPPQPVCRYCGSHDLKARPVSGTAVLSAFTVNARFSIPGLPAPYVVAQVAITEDPRVRLTTNIIDADPADLELGQLVEVVFEENDDVYLPLFRPVTPKRIGEEPADEIAPQDFARHIRPPLTADKFEERSAITGIGASRLGRRLMVNPLSLTIEACEAAVADAGLTFADIDGLSTYPGLDVAGMGEGGVTALEGALGLRPTWINGGMDTFGPGGSVIAAMMAVATGMARHVLCFRTLWESTFQELLKQGKAAPPGGARTSSWQMPFGAISAAHTLALNAQRHFARYGTTRETLGWIAINQRANAALNPTAIYRDPMTMEDYLSARPITTPFGLYDCDVPCDGAVAVIVSAVEAARDLPKTPVLFEAVGTQIVERTDWDQTTLTHEPQVLGQSAHLWTRTSLRPSDVDVAELYDGFTFNCLSWLEALGFCGIGEAKDFLDGGTNIARDGLLPLNTHGGQLSHGRTHGMGLIHEAVSQLRGEAGDRQVKDAKVAVASSGGLTPSGVLLMRVDT, encoded by the coding sequence GTGACTCGCGCTCCGCTGCCCCAGGTCACCGAGGAGAACGAGTTCTTCTGGACCTCCGGCGCCGACGGCACCCTGCGCATCCAGGGCTGTCAGAGCTGCAGCTCGCTGATCCACCCGCCGCAGCCGGTGTGCCGGTACTGCGGAAGCCACGACCTCAAGGCCCGGCCGGTCAGCGGCACGGCGGTGCTGTCGGCGTTCACGGTCAACGCGAGGTTCAGCATTCCGGGCCTGCCTGCCCCTTACGTGGTGGCCCAGGTCGCGATCACCGAGGATCCGCGAGTTCGGTTGACCACCAACATCATCGACGCCGACCCCGCCGATCTGGAGCTGGGTCAGCTCGTCGAGGTGGTGTTCGAAGAGAATGACGACGTCTATCTGCCACTGTTCCGTCCGGTGACACCCAAGCGGATCGGCGAGGAGCCGGCCGACGAGATCGCACCTCAGGACTTCGCTCGACACATCCGTCCGCCGCTGACCGCCGACAAGTTCGAGGAGCGTTCGGCGATCACCGGTATCGGCGCATCACGGCTCGGCCGCCGGTTGATGGTGAACCCGCTGTCGCTGACCATCGAGGCCTGCGAGGCCGCGGTGGCCGACGCCGGCCTGACCTTCGCCGACATCGACGGGTTGTCCACGTACCCGGGCCTCGACGTCGCCGGGATGGGTGAGGGCGGCGTGACGGCCTTGGAAGGCGCGCTGGGGTTGCGCCCCACCTGGATCAACGGCGGGATGGACACGTTCGGCCCGGGCGGCTCGGTCATCGCGGCCATGATGGCCGTCGCGACCGGAATGGCGCGGCACGTGCTGTGCTTCCGCACGTTGTGGGAATCGACGTTCCAGGAGTTGCTCAAGCAGGGCAAGGCTGCGCCCCCCGGCGGCGCGCGTACCAGCAGCTGGCAGATGCCGTTCGGCGCGATATCGGCCGCACACACGTTGGCGCTCAACGCTCAACGCCACTTCGCCCGGTATGGCACCACCCGCGAAACGCTGGGCTGGATCGCGATCAACCAGCGGGCCAACGCCGCGCTCAATCCGACCGCCATCTACCGCGATCCGATGACGATGGAGGACTACCTGTCGGCACGACCGATCACCACGCCGTTCGGGCTCTACGACTGCGACGTGCCCTGTGACGGCGCGGTCGCGGTGATCGTCTCGGCGGTGGAGGCAGCTCGCGATCTCCCGAAGACGCCGGTGCTGTTCGAAGCGGTCGGCACCCAGATCGTGGAGCGCACCGACTGGGATCAGACGACGCTGACCCACGAACCACAGGTGCTGGGCCAGTCGGCACACCTGTGGACACGAACCTCGTTGCGACCCAGCGATGTCGACGTTGCCGAGCTCTACGACGGGTTCACCTTCAACTGTTTGTCGTGGCTCGAGGCGCTGGGCTTCTGCGGCATCGGCGAGGCCAAGGACTTCCTCGACGGCGGCACCAATATCGCCCGGGACGGGCTGCTGCCGTTGAACACCCACGGCGGTCAGCTCTCGCACGGCCGCACCCACGGCATGGGCCTGATCCACGAGGCCGTCAGCCAGTTGCGGGGTGAGGCCGGAGACCGGCAGGTCAAGGATGCCAAGGTCGCCGTCGCCAGCAGCGGCGGACTGACGCCGAGCGGCGTGCTGCTGATGCGAGTCGACACATGA
- a CDS encoding cytochrome P450, whose amino-acid sequence MTQAELVFDPFSQEYFNNPFDIYQRMRDEAPLYYDAREDFYAISRHEDVAAALKDHESFSSTRGCDLAMVKGEEPPQKSIIFMDPPEHRHMRSLLNKAFTPRAVQSQRDVVIELVDKYLAAANPNEFDVVQDFSGPFPVEVITRMAGVPEEYRQQVRHWIDTSLSREPGQIGTSEAGMQANIDTAMYYYGLVQERRENPQDDMISRLIAAEIPDDDGNMRRLDDIEICGFATLLGGAGAETVTKLMGTAAVNFARFPEQWQKLLDDRSKIPAAVEELLRYEGPVQYNVRYTLRDTEVPSGKIPAGKPVFLLMASANRDSAAFTDADKFDIDRDRTEAQNLGLGYGIHSCLGAALARMESAIALEKMLDFMPRYEVQWDGLRRVQMQNVAGFSHVPVKVLR is encoded by the coding sequence ATGACTCAGGCCGAACTCGTTTTCGATCCGTTCTCGCAGGAGTACTTCAACAACCCGTTCGATATCTACCAGCGCATGCGGGACGAGGCCCCGCTGTATTACGACGCACGCGAGGACTTCTACGCGATCTCCCGCCACGAGGACGTCGCGGCGGCGCTGAAGGACCACGAGAGCTTCTCGTCGACCCGGGGTTGCGATCTGGCCATGGTCAAGGGCGAGGAGCCGCCGCAGAAATCCATCATCTTCATGGACCCGCCCGAGCACCGCCACATGCGCAGCCTGCTGAACAAGGCGTTCACTCCGCGCGCGGTGCAATCCCAGCGCGACGTGGTCATCGAACTGGTCGACAAGTATCTGGCCGCGGCCAACCCCAACGAGTTCGACGTGGTGCAGGACTTCTCCGGGCCCTTCCCGGTCGAGGTCATCACCCGGATGGCCGGGGTCCCGGAGGAATACCGCCAGCAGGTTCGGCACTGGATCGACACCAGCCTGTCCCGTGAGCCCGGGCAGATCGGCACCAGCGAGGCCGGCATGCAGGCCAACATCGACACCGCGATGTACTACTACGGCCTGGTTCAGGAGCGGCGGGAAAACCCGCAGGACGACATGATCAGCCGCCTGATCGCCGCCGAGATCCCCGACGACGACGGCAACATGCGCCGTCTCGACGACATCGAAATCTGCGGATTTGCAACGCTTCTCGGCGGCGCCGGTGCCGAAACCGTCACCAAGCTGATGGGAACGGCCGCGGTCAACTTCGCCCGGTTCCCCGAACAGTGGCAGAAGCTGCTCGACGACCGGTCCAAGATTCCCGCCGCGGTCGAGGAACTGCTGCGGTACGAAGGCCCGGTGCAGTACAACGTGCGCTACACGCTGCGGGACACCGAGGTTCCCAGCGGCAAGATCCCGGCCGGCAAGCCGGTGTTCCTGCTGATGGCGTCGGCCAACCGCGACTCGGCCGCCTTCACCGACGCGGACAAGTTCGACATCGACCGCGACCGCACCGAGGCGCAGAACCTGGGCCTCGGCTACGGCATCCACAGCTGCCTGGGCGCCGCCCTGGCCCGCATGGAGAGCGCAATCGCGCTGGAGAAGATGCTCGATTTCATGCCGCGTTACGAAGTCCAGTGGGACGGCTTGCGACGGGTCCAGATGCAAAACGTGGCGGGCTTTTCCCACGTACCGGTGAAGGTGCTGCGATGA
- a CDS encoding NAD(P)-dependent oxidoreductase has translation MRVGFIGLGSQGGPMARRIVEGGYPLTLWARREASVEPFADTAATVAASPRELAEGSDLVCLCVVGDADVLEVATGEGGVLSGLQPGGIIAVHATVHPDTCRQLAERAAAQGVSVVDAPVSGGGPAAEEGKLLVMVGGEDAVVERVRPVFATYADPIVHLGDVGSGQVTKLLNNLLFTANIATAKTALDLGAALGVAPENLSEVITRGSANSFALGSVARFGGNLDILKQVAAGLLHKDVSLIAGIAEKAGAQPGAVLDAADAALRLMDNPR, from the coding sequence ATGCGCGTCGGATTCATCGGGCTGGGCAGCCAGGGCGGCCCAATGGCCCGCCGGATCGTCGAGGGCGGCTACCCCCTCACACTGTGGGCGCGTCGCGAGGCGTCGGTGGAGCCGTTCGCCGACACCGCGGCAACCGTCGCTGCCTCACCGCGGGAACTGGCCGAGGGCAGCGACCTGGTCTGCCTGTGCGTGGTCGGCGATGCCGACGTACTCGAGGTGGCCACGGGCGAAGGCGGTGTGCTGTCCGGACTTCAACCGGGCGGCATCATCGCGGTGCACGCCACGGTGCATCCGGACACCTGCCGACAGCTGGCCGAGCGAGCCGCCGCGCAGGGCGTTTCGGTGGTTGATGCGCCCGTCAGCGGCGGCGGTCCGGCCGCGGAGGAAGGAAAGCTGCTGGTGATGGTCGGCGGTGAGGACGCCGTCGTGGAAAGGGTCCGTCCGGTGTTCGCCACGTATGCCGACCCCATCGTGCACTTGGGTGACGTCGGCTCCGGACAGGTCACCAAGCTGCTGAACAACCTGTTGTTCACGGCGAACATCGCGACCGCCAAGACCGCACTGGATCTCGGTGCGGCGCTGGGCGTCGCACCGGAAAACCTGTCCGAGGTCATCACCCGCGGGTCGGCCAACAGTTTCGCGCTGGGCAGCGTGGCGCGCTTCGGCGGCAACCTCGACATCCTCAAGCAGGTTGCCGCGGGGCTGCTGCACAAGGACGTCAGCCTGATCGCGGGCATCGCGGAGAAGGCCGGCGCACAGCCCGGTGCGGTGCTCGACGCCGCTGACGCGGCACTGAGGTTGATGGACAACCCACGGTGA